A genomic stretch from Halichoerus grypus chromosome 7, mHalGry1.hap1.1, whole genome shotgun sequence includes:
- the LOC118540709 gene encoding heme-binding protein 2, with protein MAEVLEPDPATAERAAVQAVETPGWTAPEDAGPQPGSYEIRHYGPAKWVSTSVESMDWDSAIQTGFTKLNGYIQGKNEKEMKIKMTAPVTSYVEPGSGPFSESIITISLYIPSEQQSDPPRPSESDVFIEDRAEMTVFVRAFDGFSSAQKNQEQLLTLASTLREEGKVFNEKVYYTAGYNSPFKLLDRNNEVWLIQKNEPSKENE; from the coding sequence ATGGCCGAGGTGCTGGAGCCCGACCCCGCGACAGCCGAGCGCGCGGCGGTCCAAGCCGTGGAGACGCCGGGCTGGACGGCCCCGGAGGACGCGGGCCCCCAGCCCGGAAGTTATGAGATCCGGCATTATGGACCAGCCAAGTGGGTGAGCACTTCCGTTGAGTCCATGGACTGGGATTCAGCCATCCAGACTGGTTTTACAAAGCTGAACGGCTACATTCAAggcaaaaatgagaaagagatgaAGATAAAGATGACAGCTCCCGTGACAAGCTATGTGGAGCCCGGTTCCGGTCCTTTCAGCGAGTCTATCATTACCATTTCCCTGTACATCCCCTCTGAACAGCAATCCGATCCGCCCAGGCCTTCAGAGTCAGATGTCTTCATTGAAGACAGAGCTGAAATGACTGTGTTTGTACGGGCTTTCGACGGATTCTCTAGTGCTCAAAAGAATCAAGAACAACTTTTGACATTAGCAAGCACtttgagggaagaaggaaaagttttCAATGAGAAGGTTTACTACACCGCAGGCTACAACAGTCCTTTCAAGTTGCTTGATAGAAATAATGAAGTGTGGTTGATTCAGAAAAATGAACcctccaaagaaaatgaatga